One Pochonia chlamydosporia 170 chromosome 5, whole genome shotgun sequence DNA segment encodes these proteins:
- a CDS encoding ring finger domain-containing protein, protein MSDILRIFATVRHDLHVAAQVMVGYLVAVLVAVLWYGFHHVVGADVDRNGCMHKREPQVSWSLDVTFENRCGVLLLTDPLAGAVFIKLCRKPLVLESHYGDRNSLWRRAMQRISPFQLSDRHTDTGSFDKEQSAVADLVAMNYDCEVSQLLVCGHFLHSKCLAKWWLGHETWCPVCGRVYWEPYDPDTETSTQMTDQDGSEFDQQSVIESLPASLCQV, encoded by the exons ATGTCCGACATTCTCCGTATCTTCGCAACCGTTCGACACGACCTGCATGTGGCTGCCCAAGTCATGGTTGGCTATCTTGTGGCAGTTCTGGTAGCGGTCCTATGGTATGGCTTCCACCACGT GGtcggcgccgacgtcgacaGGAATGGTTGCATGCACAAACGCGAGCCACAAGTCTCCTGGTCGCTCGACGTAACCTTCGAGAATCGGTGCGGCGTATTGCTATTGACAGATCCGTTGGCCGGCGCAGTGTTTAT CAAGCTATGTCGCAAACCTCTTGTGCTTGAATCTCACTACGGAGATCGAAACAGTCTATGGCGCCGGGCTATGCAAAGAATATCGCCGTTCCAATTATCCGATCGTCACACAGATACGGGGTCTTTTGACAAAGAGCAATCGGCAGTAGCTGATCTTGTAGCCATGAATTACGACTGTGAAGTATCACAACTACTTGTGTGTGGACACTTCTTACATTCTAAATGCTTAGCCAAGTGGTGGTTGGGGCATGAAACGTGGTGTCCTGTCTGTGGAAGGGTATACTGGGAACCGTACGATCCTGACACCGAGACAAGTACCCAAATGACTGATCAAGATGGCAGCGAGTTTGACCAGCAGTCTGTCATTGAGTCGCTACCGGCATCATTGTGTCAAGTCTGA
- a CDS encoding SET domain-containing protein (similar to Nectria haematococca mpVI 77-13-4 XP_003047107.1): MASEDFAAKTAAFLQWFKALPGATFSDSIEIVDLRSRDAGRGIIAVRDIPADTTLFTIPRSAIINSETSSLSQKLPILFESHGDEDDEQALDSWSALILIMMYEFFLGDQSKWKPYMDVLPQTFDTPMFWSADELSYLQASATVNKIGKVDAEEMFRTRLLPAIRSNPSVFLSSDGCSDQDLITLAHRMGSTIMAYAFDLENEDADIDGESDGWVEDRDGKSMMGMVAMADILNADAEFNAHVNHGEDDLSVTSLRDIKAGEEILNYYGPHPNSELLRRYGYITEKHSRYDVVEVPWETVQNSLISQLGVPHEVMDKAMKMIDEDDLEDVFVLERESGEPNADGTFSSPAVVDGIPTDLKEQLKTTVKLLQKVNGDLLSDKRKRDDILQATMIAALQAIASRYPTTVAQDELLLSGQNLTRRQRMAIHVRIGEKKLLQEACDQFSGRAAQDAPDMDSAATKKAKRSE, from the exons ATGGCATCTGAAGACTTCGCTGCTAAAACAGCTGCCTTTTTGCAGTGGTTCAAAGCTCTGCCAGGAGCCACGTTTTCTGACTCAATTGAGATTGTTGACCTGCGGTCCCGCGATGCAGGCCGTGGAATAA TTGCTGTTCGCGATATCCCGGCTGATACAACTCTCTTCACCATACCCCGGAGTGcaatcatcaactccgaaaCCTCTTCGTTGAGCCAGAAGCTGCCGATTTTGTTTGAGAGCCATGgagacgaagatgatgagcagGCACTCGATTCCTGGAGCGCGTTGATCCTCATCATGATGTACGAGTTCTTCTTGGGTGACCAGTCAAAATGGAAGCCTTACATGGATGTACTGCCACAGACTTTCGACACGCCCATGTTTTGGTCTGCAGATGAGCTATCGTACCTTCAAGCTAGTGCTACTGTGAACAAAATCGGCAAGGTCGACGCCGAAGAAATGTTTCGCACACGGTTGTTACCTGCTATTCGCAGCAACCCGTCCGTCTTTCTATCAAGCGATGGCTGTAGCGACCAAGATTTGATTACGCTAGCGCATCGTATGGGTAGCACCATTATGGCTTACGCATTTGATTTGGAGAATGAAGATGCCGATATTGATGGCGAGTCAGATGGCTGGGTGGAGGATCGAGACGGAAAGTCAATGATGGGCATGGTTGCAATGGCGGATATTTTGAACGCGGATGCCGAATTCAAC GCACATGTCAACCATGGAGAGGACGACCTTTCCGTCACTTCGCTGCGTGATATCAAGGCAGGGGAGGAGATCCTCAACTATTATGGCCCGCATCCCAACTCCGAACTGCTTCGAAGGTATGGTTACATCACAGAGAAACATTCAAGATATGATGTGGTGGAAGTGCCCTGGGAAACAGTACAAAATTCCCTCATATCTCAGCTTGGTGTGCCACACGAAGTCATGGACAAGGCG ATGAAAATGATAGATGAAGACGACTTGGAAGATGTCTTTGTGTTAGAACGGGAATCCGGCGAGCCAAATGCGGATGGAACATTCTCAAGCCCTGCTGTTGTGGACGGGATACCGACAGACTTGAAAGAGCAGCTAAAAACGACAGTCAAACTGCTACAGAAAGTGAATGGCGATTTGCTTTCGGataaaagaaaaagagatGATATCTTACAGGCTACAATGATCGCAGCGCTTCAGGCCATCGCGTCGCGATACCCAACAACAGTTGCCCAAGATGAGCTTCTGTTGTCAGGACAAAATCTCACCCGACGGCAAAGAATGGCTATTCACGTCAGGATTGGGGAGAAAAAGCTTCTACAGGAGGCATGTGATCAATTCTCGGGGAGGGCTGCCCAAGATGCGCCTGACATGGACTCTGCGGCaaccaaaaaggcaaaacGATCCGAATAG
- a CDS encoding AP-1 complex subunit mu-1 (similar to Aspergillus terreus NIH2624 XP_001215660.1), with translation MASAIFFLDLKGKTLLARNYRGDIPMSAVEKFPVLLSDAEEESSAVPPCFSHEGINYLYIRHNNLYLLALTKRNTNAAEILLFLHKIVEVFTEYFKALEEESIRDNFVIIYELLDEMMDFGYPQTTESKILQEYITQESHKLEIQARPPIAVTNAVSWRSEGIRYRKNEVFLDVVESLNLLVSADGNVLRSEILGAIKMKCYLSGMPELRLGLNDKVMFETTGRTTRGKAIEMEDVKFHQCVRLARFENDRTISFIPPDGEFELMSYRLNTQVKPLIWIECVVESHSGSRIEYMLKARAQFKRRSTANNVEIIVPVPDDADSPRFRTNIGSVHYAPEQSAIVWKIKQFGGQKEFLMRAELGLPSVRGDDEHGGGMTGGFGGSMGGVSGMGKGAKRPIQVKFEIPYFTTSGIQVRYLKITEPKLQYPSLPWVRYITQSGDIAVRLPDAV, from the exons CGTCGAAAAGTTCCCCGTCCTCCTATCCGACGCCGAAGAAGAATCATCCGCCGTACCGCCATGTTTCTCCCACGAAGGCATCAAT TATCTCTACATCCGCCACAACAACCTCTACCTCCTCGCCCTGACCAAgcgcaacaccaacgccgcCGAAATCCTCCTCTTTCTGCACAAAATCGTCGAAGTGTTCACCGAGTACTTCAAAGCGCTGGAAGAAGAGTCCATCCGCGACAACTTCGTCATTATATACGAACTGCTCGACGAGATGATGGACTTTGGCTACCCGCAGACCACGGAGTCGAAAATCCTCCAAGAATATATCACCCAAGAATCGCACAAGCTGGAAATCCAAGCACGGCCCCCTATTGCCGTCACCAATGCTGTGTCTTGGCGCTCAGAAGGTATCCGGTATCGCAAGAACGAGGTGTTCTTAGATGTAGTCGAGAGTCTGAACCTGCTTGTCAGCGCGGACGGCAATGTATTGAGAAGCGAGATCCTCGGCgccatcaagatgaagtGCTATCTAAGTGGAATGCCGGAGCTACGACTAGGTCTCAATGACAAAGTCATGTTTGAAACCACCGGGAGGACCACGCGCGGAAAGGCCATTGAGATGGAAGACGTCAAGTTCCACCAGTGCGTTCGTCTGGCGCGCTTTGAAAACGACCGCACAATCTCATTTATCCCACCGGACGGTGAATTCGAACTCATGTCATACCGTCTGAACACCCAGGTCAAGCCCCTCATCTGGATCGAATGCGTCGTCGAATCCCACTCCGGCTCCCGCATCGAGTACATGCTCAAGGCACGCGCGCAATTCAAGCGCCgcagcacagccaacaacGTCGAGATCATCGTCCCTGTCCCCGACGACGCCGACTCCCCACGCTTCCGGACAAACATTGGATCCGTGCACTACGCACCCGAACAGAGCGCCATTGtatggaagatcaagcagtTTGGTGGTCAGAAGGAGTTCCTCATGCGTGCAGAACTGGGTCTACCGAGTGTGAggggtgatgatgaacacGGCGGCGGCATGACGGGTGGATTCGGTGGCAGTATGGGTGGTGTGAGCGGCATGGGGAAAGGGGCAAAGCGGCCTattcaagtcaagtttgagaTTCCGTACTTTACAACAAGTGGTATCCAAGTGCGGTATCTGAAGATTACAGAACCAAAG CTGCAATACCCGTCATTGCCATGGGTCAGATACATTACTCAGTCTGGCGATATTGCCGTGCGACTACCAGATGCTGTTTAG
- a CDS encoding UV-damage endonuclease (similar to Aspergillus terreus NIH2624 XP_001214249.1) — MPVKRKRNEPHTTRPRPEPPRRRSNRRGKEGNGGISRGVEGSGGRIAGLSSTEDVERAMHTLSEMEHKLLGEAKRQRQAIEASDLVAPAAQDDTYGFQDATNGSIKCINTKSSPNTPTAQITDDLDEDISPETEACLNTYLRTANPPVFSSRTCRISSILEHRHPLRDPSQPEHPTKNRPDKNEPADVERGLEYVKGIGLKNAKDIGKMIKWNDKYGIKFMRLSSEMFPFASHAEHGYSLAYASEVLAAAGRLASELGHRLTTHPGQFTQIGSPRKEVVAASVRDLEYHHEMLSLLSLSEQLDRDAVMILHMGGTYGDKLATLDRFRENYAKLSTGVKKRLVLENDDVSWSVHDLLPICEELNIPLVLDFHHHNIIFDPSVREGTLDIIGLFDRIKATWTKKKITQKMHYSEPVASAVTPRDRRKHSARVKMMPPCVPDMDLMIEAKDKEQAVFELMRTYKLPGWDLFNDIVPHERLDEPTKAPPKKAKKDAKGRPQVNGDAGEEPETSADQLNMGGPERRVYWPEGMEEWLKPKKREGKSGIKIAAEE, encoded by the exons ATGCCGGTCAAGAGAAAGCGCAACGAGCCGCATACGACACGACCTCGACCAGAGCCTCCGAGACGCAGGAGCAACAGACGAGGTAAGGAAGGAAATGGCGGGATATCTAGGGGCGTCGAAGGCAGCGGTGGGCGCATTGCCGGACTGAGTTCTACAGAGGATGTGGAGCGGGCAATGCACACTCTATCCGAAATGGAACATAAGCTTTTGGGCGAAGCAAAAAGACAACGGCAAGCAATCGAGGCGTCCGACTTGGTCGCTCCCGCTGCCCAAGACGACACATACGGCTTTCAGGACGCGACGAACGGGTCCATCAAGTGCATCAACACAAAATCCTCACCGAATACACCCACGGCACAGATCACCGACGATTTAGACGAAGATATCTCGCCAGAAACCGAG GCGTGCCTCAACACGTACTTGCGGACAGCAAATCCACCGGTATTCTCTTCCAGAACTTGTCGAATAAGCTCAATCCTTGAACACAGACACCCTCTCCGGGATCCTTCACAGCCCGAGCACCCAACTAAAAACCGACCTGACAAGAACGAGCCAGCTGACGTGGAACGTGGGCTGGAATATGTCAAAGGGATCGGGCTGAAAAACGCCAAAGACATTGGTAAAATGATAAAATGGAATGACAAGTACGGAATTAAGTTTATGAGGCTAAGTAGCGAGATGTTCCCCTTTGCAAGTCACGCAGAGCATGGCTACAGCTTAGCTTACGCATCTGAGGTCCTGGCAGCTGCTGGTCGGTTGGCATCTGAGTTAGGACATCGACTTACCACTCACCCTGGTCAATTCACACAGATTGGCAGCCCGAGAAAGGAAGTAGTGGCTGCTTCTGTTCGCGATTTGGAGTATCATCATGAAATGCTCTCACTGCTCTCCCTGTCCGAACAACTCGACAGAGATGCAGTAATGATTCTACACATGGGAGGCACTTATGGTGACAAACTTGCAACTTTGGACCGGTTCCGCGAGAATTACGCGAAACTTTCAACTGGAGTAAAGAAACGACTAGTGTTGGAGAACGACGATGTGTCATGGAGCGTACATGACCTGTTGCCGATTTGCGAGGAGTTGAATATTCCTCTCGTGCTCGAttttcaccaccacaacatcaTATTCGACCCAAGCGTCAGAGAAGGGACGCTAGATATCATCGGTTTGTTTGACCGCATCAAAGCAACGTGGACGAAAAAGAAGATTACGCAGAAGATGCATTACAGCGAACCAGTCGCGTCTGCTGTAACACCTCGTGATCGCCGCAAACATTCTGCTCGTGTCAAGATGATGCCACCTTGTgtgccagacatggacctgaTGATCGAAGCCAAGGATAAGGAGCAGGCCGTGTTTGAGCTCATGCGCACATATAAACTTCCAGGGTGGGATTTATTTAATGACATCGTCCCTCATGAACGACTAGATGAGCCGACAAAGGCGCCCCCAAAGAAGGCTAAGAAGGACGCAAAAGGGAGGCCACAAGTTAATGGTGACGCAGGCGAAGAGCCCGAGACAAGTGCCGACCAACTGAACATGGGCGGGCCAGAGAGAAGGGTATATTGGCCGGAGGGTATGGAAGAATGGCtgaagccaaagaagagGGAAGGCAAATCTGGGATAAAGATTGCTGCTGAGGAGTAA